In Rhabdothermincola sediminis, the following are encoded in one genomic region:
- a CDS encoding chlorite dismutase family protein, translating to MVGEVSPTVGLGVLHLFCKATPLADPDAVMAAVKHAEGDGDQVVPVAVLGHKADLAFMALGPDLWRLRRLQADLQAAGLEVSDSYVSLTELSEYAQGVPEEMRQARLYPKLPPEGKPAWCFYPMSKRRLPEQNWFTLPYDDRKELMYEHGASGRTFAGRVLQVVTGSTGLDDYEWGVTLFAVHPDDLKDVVYTMRFDRASAIYAEFGPFYTGMVATVEEVLDRIGIRRDDA from the coding sequence ATGGTCGGCGAAGTCAGCCCCACCGTTGGTCTCGGTGTGCTTCATCTGTTCTGCAAGGCGACACCACTCGCCGATCCCGATGCGGTCATGGCGGCCGTGAAGCACGCGGAGGGCGACGGTGACCAGGTGGTGCCCGTCGCCGTCCTCGGCCACAAGGCCGACCTGGCCTTCATGGCACTCGGTCCCGATCTCTGGCGGCTGCGGAGGCTGCAGGCCGACTTGCAGGCGGCAGGGCTCGAGGTGAGCGATTCGTACGTGTCGCTCACCGAGCTCTCCGAGTACGCGCAGGGCGTCCCCGAGGAGATGCGCCAGGCTCGCCTCTACCCGAAGCTGCCGCCGGAGGGGAAGCCCGCCTGGTGTTTCTACCCCATGTCGAAGCGCCGGCTCCCGGAGCAGAACTGGTTCACCCTGCCCTATGACGACCGCAAGGAGCTCATGTACGAGCACGGTGCGTCCGGCCGGACCTTCGCCGGGCGGGTGCTGCAGGTGGTCACCGGCTCCACGGGCCTCGACGACTACGAATGGGGGGTCACCCTGTTCGCCGTGCATCCCGACGATCTCAAAGACGTCGTCTACACGATGCGCTTCGACCGGGCGTCGGCCATCTACGCGGAGTTCGGGCCCTTCTACACCGGCATGGTCGCCACGGTGGAAGAGGTCCTCGACCGGATCGGCATCCGCCGTGACGATGCCTGA
- a CDS encoding glycerate kinase family protein, with protein sequence MHVVAAPDKFKGTATASEVARAIARGVAATGGSCVECPMADGGEGFLEVLGGANRRGTVTGPLGDPVEAGWRLERGSAVIEMAAASGLALVGGPEGNDPMAASTYGTGELILAALESGARRVLVGVGGSATTDGGLGALRALYPQRLRGAELVVACDVTTTFVDAAEIFAPQKGATPRQVELLRRRLERLVQVYRDEYGIDVSAIPCSGAAGGLAGGLAAIGAELRLGFEVVAEEVGLEEKIVGADLVVTGEGFLDRESFEGKVVGGVVELAAAAGVPVLAVVGEVFDGMDQRVPTVALVERFGEERSRLETAACIEEAVAERLGARAGR encoded by the coding sequence ATGCACGTCGTCGCGGCGCCGGACAAGTTCAAGGGCACGGCCACCGCCTCCGAAGTGGCACGGGCCATCGCCCGCGGGGTCGCGGCGACCGGCGGGTCGTGCGTGGAGTGCCCGATGGCGGACGGGGGCGAAGGCTTCCTCGAGGTGCTCGGTGGTGCCAACCGCCGCGGCACCGTCACCGGCCCGCTCGGCGATCCGGTCGAGGCCGGTTGGCGTCTCGAGCGAGGTTCGGCGGTGATCGAGATGGCGGCTGCATCGGGCCTGGCACTGGTCGGCGGACCGGAGGGCAACGACCCGATGGCCGCGTCGACCTACGGCACCGGTGAGTTGATCCTGGCTGCGCTCGAGTCCGGGGCTCGTCGGGTGCTGGTCGGGGTCGGCGGCTCGGCGACGACCGACGGTGGGCTGGGTGCCCTGCGAGCCCTGTACCCGCAGCGGCTTCGGGGGGCCGAGCTGGTGGTGGCCTGCGACGTGACCACCACCTTCGTCGACGCGGCCGAGATCTTCGCCCCGCAGAAGGGGGCCACGCCCCGCCAGGTGGAGCTGCTGCGCCGCCGGCTGGAGCGGCTGGTGCAGGTGTACCGCGACGAGTACGGGATCGACGTGTCGGCCATCCCCTGCTCAGGCGCCGCCGGAGGCCTCGCCGGCGGCCTTGCCGCGATCGGCGCGGAGCTGCGACTCGGCTTCGAGGTGGTGGCGGAGGAAGTGGGGTTGGAGGAGAAGATCGTGGGTGCGGACCTGGTGGTGACCGGCGAAGGGTTCCTCGACCGCGAGTCGTTCGAGGGCAAGGTGGTCGGCGGGGTGGTGGAGCTGGCTGCCGCGGCCGGCGTGCCGGTGCTGGCGGTGGTCGGCGAGGTCTTCGACGGGATGGACCAGCGGGTGCCGACCGTCGCGCTGGTGGAGCGCTTCGGTGAGGAGCGCTCCAGGCTCGAGACGGCGGCGTGCATCGAGGAGGCGGTGGCCGAGCGTCTCGGTGCCCGGGCCGGTCGCTAG
- a CDS encoding MoaD/ThiS family protein has translation MSVTVRVPPVFRAMTGGQAQVSVDGGTVGEVLAALDAAHPGFRDKLLDDGGALVRYVNLFVDDDDVRFLQGLDTPVPDGGTVSIMQAVAGG, from the coding sequence ATGAGTGTCACCGTCCGGGTACCCCCCGTCTTCCGCGCCATGACGGGAGGTCAAGCGCAGGTCAGTGTCGATGGCGGGACCGTCGGCGAGGTGCTGGCCGCGCTCGACGCTGCTCATCCCGGCTTCCGTGACAAGCTGCTCGACGACGGCGGGGCCCTGGTGCGGTACGTGAACCTCTTCGTCGACGACGACGACGTCCGGTTCCTCCAGGGCCTCGACACCCCGGTGCCCGACGGGGGCACGGTGTCGATCATGCAGGCCGTAGCCGGCGGCTGA
- the groL gene encoding chaperonin GroEL (60 kDa chaperone family; promotes refolding of misfolded polypeptides especially under stressful conditions; forms two stacked rings of heptamers to form a barrel-shaped 14mer; ends can be capped by GroES; misfolded proteins enter the barrel where they are refolded when GroES binds), which produces MPKIIEFDEQARRALERGMNQLADAVRVTLGPKGRNVVLEKKWGAPTITNDGVSIAKEIELEDPYEKIGAELVKEVAKKTDDVAGDGTTTATVLAWSMVREGLRNVAAGANPMSLKRGIEKGVEAAVEAIKGLAQDVEDKSQIAQVAGISAADPEIGDMIAEAIDKVGKDGVITVEESNTFGMEMDLVEGMRFDKGYISPYFVTDPERMEAVLENPYILLVGSKISAVRDLVPVLEKVMQAGKPLVVIAEDVEGEALATLVVNKIRGTFNSVAVKAPGFGDRRKAMLQDMAILTGGQVITEEVGLKLENTTLDLLGQARKVVVTKDETTIVEGAGSEEDIQGRINQIKAEIDKTDSDYDREKLQERLAKLSGGVAVLKVGAATEVELKEKKHRIEDAVSTTKAAIEEGVVAGGGVTLLRAQSKVLDLAKDLSTDEATGAKIVAHSLEEPLKQIATNAGLEGGVVVERVRNLETPSEGLNAATGDYEDLVKAGIIDAAKVTRSALQNAASIAALFLTTEAVIADKPEEKAPAMPGGGDMDF; this is translated from the coding sequence ATGCCCAAGATCATCGAGTTCGACGAACAGGCTCGTCGGGCCCTCGAGCGAGGCATGAACCAGCTCGCGGACGCCGTACGGGTCACGCTCGGCCCCAAGGGTCGCAACGTGGTCCTCGAGAAGAAGTGGGGCGCGCCGACCATCACCAACGACGGCGTCTCGATCGCCAAGGAGATCGAGCTCGAGGACCCCTACGAGAAGATCGGTGCGGAGCTGGTCAAGGAGGTCGCCAAGAAGACCGACGACGTGGCCGGCGACGGCACCACCACCGCCACGGTGCTCGCCTGGTCGATGGTGCGTGAGGGCCTGCGCAACGTGGCGGCCGGCGCCAACCCGATGTCGCTCAAGCGGGGCATCGAGAAGGGTGTCGAGGCCGCGGTGGAGGCCATCAAGGGTCTGGCCCAGGACGTGGAGGACAAGAGCCAGATCGCTCAGGTGGCCGGCATCTCCGCTGCGGACCCCGAGATCGGCGACATGATCGCCGAGGCCATCGACAAGGTCGGCAAGGACGGGGTGATCACCGTCGAGGAGTCCAACACCTTCGGCATGGAGATGGACCTCGTCGAGGGCATGCGCTTCGACAAGGGCTACATCTCGCCCTACTTCGTCACCGACCCGGAGCGGATGGAGGCGGTGCTCGAGAACCCCTACATCCTCCTCGTGGGCTCGAAGATCTCGGCCGTGCGCGACCTGGTCCCGGTGCTCGAGAAGGTGATGCAGGCGGGCAAGCCGCTCGTGGTCATCGCCGAGGACGTCGAGGGGGAGGCACTCGCCACCCTGGTGGTCAACAAGATCCGCGGCACCTTCAACTCGGTCGCCGTGAAGGCGCCGGGCTTCGGGGATCGCCGCAAGGCCATGCTCCAGGACATGGCCATCCTGACCGGGGGCCAGGTCATCACCGAAGAGGTGGGCCTCAAGCTCGAGAACACCACCCTCGATCTGCTCGGCCAGGCCCGCAAGGTGGTGGTCACCAAGGACGAGACCACCATCGTCGAGGGCGCCGGCTCCGAGGAGGACATCCAGGGCCGCATCAACCAGATCAAGGCCGAGATCGACAAGACCGACTCCGACTACGACCGGGAGAAGCTCCAGGAGCGTCTCGCCAAGTTGTCGGGTGGCGTGGCGGTGCTGAAGGTCGGCGCGGCCACCGAGGTCGAGCTCAAGGAGAAGAAGCACCGCATCGAGGATGCGGTCAGCACCACGAAGGCGGCCATCGAGGAAGGCGTCGTGGCGGGTGGTGGCGTCACCCTGTTGCGGGCTCAGAGCAAGGTGCTGGACCTCGCCAAGGACCTCTCGACCGATGAGGCGACGGGGGCCAAGATCGTCGCCCACTCCCTCGAGGAGCCGCTCAAGCAGATCGCGACCAATGCCGGCCTGGAGGGCGGCGTGGTGGTCGAGCGGGTGCGCAACCTCGAGACCCCGTCGGAGGGCCTCAACGCAGCCACCGGTGACTACGAGGACCTGGTGAAGGCCGGCATCATCGACGCCGCGAAGGTGACCCGCTCGGCGCTGCAGAACGCGGCGTCGATCGCGGCCCTCTTCCTCACCACCGAGGCGGTCATCGCTGACAAGCCCGAGGAGAAGGCCCCCGCCATGCCCGGCGGCGGCGACATGGACTTCTGA
- the fdhD gene encoding formate dehydrogenase accessory sulfurtransferase FdhD — MNARGRTAKVLTSRYTGSGTGLRRGPDELIVEEPLEIRLDGVLVTTTMRTPGNDFELAAGFCFTEGLLAGAAVQTCRYCATASAVGTAFNVVSVDTAGRAPVPTPRLGATTSSCGLCGSTSIDQLAERLRPLAEPQGFALDVLASVPDRARAAQPLFEATGAVHAAAAFDRAGEVVHVREDVGRHNAVDKVVGRLLLDGVLPASGYGLYVSGRASFEIVQKAWAAGFPAVVAVSAPSSLAVETAHRANILLAGFARDGRINLYSGADRAA, encoded by the coding sequence ATGAACGCCCGGGGCCGGACGGCGAAGGTGCTGACGAGCCGGTATACCGGCTCGGGCACCGGCCTGCGGCGGGGGCCAGACGAGCTCATCGTCGAGGAGCCGCTCGAGATCCGCCTCGACGGTGTGCTCGTGACCACGACCATGCGCACCCCGGGCAACGACTTCGAACTGGCGGCGGGCTTCTGCTTCACCGAGGGCTTGCTCGCCGGTGCGGCGGTGCAGACCTGCCGGTACTGCGCGACGGCCTCCGCGGTCGGGACAGCGTTCAACGTGGTGAGCGTCGACACCGCAGGCCGCGCCCCCGTGCCCACCCCCCGGCTGGGGGCCACCACCTCGTCGTGTGGGCTGTGCGGCTCTACGAGCATCGACCAGCTCGCCGAGCGGCTCCGCCCCCTGGCGGAGCCGCAGGGTTTCGCCCTTGATGTGCTGGCCTCGGTCCCGGATCGGGCCCGGGCGGCCCAGCCGCTCTTCGAGGCCACCGGGGCGGTGCACGCCGCCGCCGCGTTCGACCGGGCCGGTGAGGTGGTGCACGTACGGGAGGACGTGGGCCGGCACAACGCGGTCGACAAGGTCGTCGGCCGGCTCCTACTCGACGGCGTGCTGCCCGCGAGCGGGTACGGCCTCTACGTCAGCGGGCGGGCGTCGTTCGAGATCGTGCAGAAGGCCTGGGCCGCGGGCTTTCCGGCCGTGGTGGCCGTGAGTGCCCCCTCGTCGCTGGCCGTCGAGACCGCGCACCGGGCGAACATCCTGCTCGCCGGCTTCGCCCGCGACGGCAGGATCAACCTGTACTCGGGGGCGGATCGTGCGGCGTGA
- a CDS encoding amidase, translated as MTDDLARLDATAQAELVRRGEVTPLELVDAAIERVMRLNPELNAVIHPRFEEARREAAGGLPDGPLRGVPMVLKDLDGFSAGDPYHGGTRHLRDLAYRASHDSYLTRSFRDAGAVIIGRTNTPELGLQPTTEPAAYGPTCNPWDTTRSTGGSSGGSAAAVASGMVPLGHAGDGGGSIRIPASECGLVGLKPSRGRISLGPEVGESWGGLVARLALTRSVRDTAVALQAVQGPRPGDPYTAPPPARPYPEEVGADPGVLRVGFTVVPPDPSITTHPDCVAAVERTAATLEQLGHRVEEGRPAAWADPGLQEQVSANFINAFAVWTAGDLEVLGRLAGSPFDASGVEPGTWAVAELGRAITGVQYLEAITFLHAYARRQSEWWQDHDLLLTPTIPEPPPTLGQFTSTEENPLNGLVRSAAIVPFCAPFNISGQPAMSLPVHWNDAGLPIGVQLVAPYGREDLLLRVAAQLEQAMPWAGRIPPVHA; from the coding sequence ATGACTGACGATCTGGCTCGGTTGGATGCGACGGCCCAGGCGGAGTTGGTGCGTCGTGGGGAGGTCACGCCGCTGGAGCTGGTCGACGCGGCGATCGAGCGGGTGATGAGGCTCAACCCCGAGCTCAACGCGGTGATCCATCCCCGCTTCGAGGAGGCCAGGAGGGAGGCGGCGGGCGGTCTGCCCGATGGCCCGCTGCGAGGGGTGCCGATGGTACTCAAGGACCTCGACGGCTTCTCGGCCGGTGACCCCTACCACGGGGGCACCCGCCACTTGCGTGACCTGGCGTACCGGGCCTCGCACGACAGCTATCTGACCCGGTCGTTCCGTGACGCCGGGGCGGTGATCATCGGTCGCACGAACACCCCCGAGCTCGGCTTGCAGCCCACGACCGAACCGGCGGCGTACGGCCCCACCTGCAACCCGTGGGACACCACCCGCTCCACGGGAGGCTCGAGCGGCGGCTCCGCGGCCGCGGTCGCCTCGGGGATGGTGCCCCTCGGCCACGCGGGGGACGGGGGTGGGTCGATCCGGATCCCCGCCAGCGAGTGCGGTCTGGTGGGACTCAAACCGTCCCGGGGTCGGATCTCGCTGGGGCCGGAGGTCGGGGAGTCATGGGGTGGGCTCGTGGCCCGGCTGGCGCTCACCCGATCGGTCAGAGACACCGCGGTGGCGCTGCAGGCGGTGCAGGGCCCGCGCCCGGGCGATCCCTACACGGCCCCGCCGCCCGCCCGCCCGTACCCCGAGGAAGTCGGTGCCGACCCGGGGGTGTTGCGTGTCGGGTTCACGGTCGTTCCTCCCGACCCGTCGATCACCACCCACCCCGACTGCGTGGCCGCGGTGGAGCGAACGGCCGCCACCCTCGAGCAGCTCGGGCACCGGGTCGAGGAGGGTCGCCCGGCTGCGTGGGCCGACCCCGGGTTGCAGGAGCAGGTCAGCGCGAACTTCATCAACGCCTTCGCGGTCTGGACCGCAGGCGATCTCGAGGTGCTCGGGCGCCTCGCCGGCTCGCCGTTCGACGCCAGCGGGGTCGAGCCGGGCACCTGGGCGGTGGCAGAGCTGGGCCGGGCCATCACCGGGGTCCAGTACCTGGAGGCGATCACCTTCCTCCACGCCTACGCCCGCCGGCAGAGCGAGTGGTGGCAGGACCACGACCTGCTGCTCACCCCGACCATCCCTGAACCGCCACCGACCCTCGGCCAGTTCACCTCCACCGAGGAGAACCCGCTGAACGGTCTGGTCCGCTCGGCGGCGATCGTGCCCTTCTGCGCGCCGTTCAACATCAGTGGGCAGCCGGCCATGTCGCTACCGGTGCACTGGAACGACGCCGGCCTGCCCATCGGCGTGCAGCTCGTGGCCCCGTACGGGCGTGAGGATCTGCTGCTGCGGGTCGCGGCCCAGCTCGAGCAGGCGATGCCCTGGGCCGGTCGGATCCCCCCGGTGCACGCCTGA
- a CDS encoding NAD(P)/FAD-dependent oxidoreductase yields the protein MERESLHAAVVGAGVGGLAAALALSREGHRVTVIERDATPLPPDPDAAFDWNRRGAPQVRHSHALLARLRNLLRDRYPDVLQHLLDAGATEIRFGEMLPETIDDRSPQPGDDDLVALACRRTTFEWVLRQVVLESPSVSLMHGRGVDRLASSPGHPEGPPVVTGVVLDGGDVLTADLVVGAVGRRSAIPRWFSLLGVELEQTEEDTGIVYLSRFYRLRDGAGFPDAAGPIGGDLGYLKYGVFQGDNRTFSVTLAVRTHDDELRKLLLDPDLFDLAARNLTATAPWVQAERAAATTPVHVMGGLLNRRLRFTADGGEPLVLGFHALGDAHTCTNPLYGRGCSLATVQATLLADAIAEGGDDPRARGRLYEAACEREVLPWYRAAVNQDRLAREAAAAEREARDGRDPASGSVGAPSDPAAFAREVMRDGLLPAVRTDAGVFRAFIRTFNLLDPPEAMLTDPDVFGRILEVFQDRESRPPEPELGPPRREMLARLR from the coding sequence ATGGAGCGCGAGAGCCTGCACGCAGCCGTGGTGGGAGCCGGCGTGGGCGGCCTGGCGGCCGCGCTGGCCCTGTCGCGGGAGGGGCACCGGGTGACGGTGATCGAGCGCGATGCCACGCCGCTGCCACCCGACCCGGACGCGGCGTTCGACTGGAACCGCCGGGGCGCGCCGCAGGTACGGCACTCGCACGCCCTCCTCGCCCGGCTGCGCAACCTCCTGCGGGACCGTTACCCGGACGTGCTGCAGCACCTCCTCGACGCGGGGGCCACCGAGATTCGCTTCGGCGAGATGCTGCCCGAGACCATCGACGACCGCTCACCACAGCCCGGCGACGACGACCTCGTGGCCCTCGCCTGCCGGCGCACCACGTTCGAGTGGGTGCTGCGACAAGTCGTGCTCGAGTCGCCGAGCGTGTCGTTGATGCACGGGCGCGGCGTCGACAGGCTGGCATCCTCGCCCGGCCACCCGGAGGGCCCGCCGGTGGTCACCGGCGTGGTCCTCGACGGCGGAGACGTCCTCACCGCCGACCTGGTCGTGGGCGCCGTCGGTCGACGGTCCGCGATCCCCCGGTGGTTCTCCCTCCTCGGGGTGGAACTGGAACAGACCGAGGAGGACACCGGCATCGTCTACCTCTCGCGCTTCTACCGCCTGCGCGACGGGGCTGGCTTCCCCGATGCCGCCGGCCCCATCGGTGGTGACCTCGGCTACCTGAAGTACGGGGTGTTCCAGGGAGACAACCGCACGTTCTCGGTCACCCTGGCGGTGCGCACCCACGACGACGAGCTGCGCAAGCTCCTGCTCGATCCTGACCTGTTCGACCTCGCGGCCCGAAACCTCACCGCCACCGCGCCCTGGGTCCAGGCTGAGCGGGCGGCGGCCACCACCCCCGTGCACGTGATGGGGGGCCTGCTCAACCGTCGCCTGCGCTTCACCGCTGACGGCGGCGAGCCACTGGTGCTCGGGTTCCACGCGCTGGGTGACGCCCACACCTGCACCAACCCCCTGTACGGGCGGGGCTGCTCGCTCGCGACCGTGCAGGCCACCCTGCTGGCCGATGCCATCGCCGAGGGCGGCGACGACCCGCGGGCACGGGGACGGCTCTACGAGGCGGCCTGCGAGCGGGAGGTGCTGCCCTGGTACCGCGCCGCCGTGAACCAGGACCGCCTGGCCCGCGAGGCGGCCGCGGCTGAGCGCGAGGCCCGCGACGGGCGAGACCCGGCGAGCGGGTCGGTGGGAGCGCCCAGCGATCCCGCGGCCTTCGCACGGGAGGTGATGCGAGACGGCCTGCTCCCCGCGGTGCGCACCGACGCCGGGGTGTTCCGGGCCTTCATACGCACGTTCAACCTGCTCGACCCCCCCGAGGCCATGCTCACCGACCCCGACGTCTTCGGCCGGATCCTCGAGGTGTTCCAGGACCGGGAGAGCCGCCCACCCGAGCCGGAGCTCGGCCCACCCCGGCGGGAGATGCTGGCCCGCCTGCGCTGA
- a CDS encoding FdhF/YdeP family oxidoreductase — MRRDLWVGLSPNGLGQQKPNHYLDMLRTVWDNRAHPKYAFDVLTKGVCDGCALGVAGLHDWTIDGVHLCTTRLRLLEVNTADAIDPLVLADAEALRQRSGEELRLLGRLAYPMRRNAGERGFRRISWDEALDALAVGIRRAGGERVALYLTSRGLTNETYYVAGKAARAMGIASIDSAARVCHAPSTLGLKQTIGVAATTCSLRDVIESDLVVIWGANPANNQPVFMKYLYLARQRGTRVAVVNPYLEPGLERYWVPSNVESALFGTRMCDLHVPVRPGGDVAFANAVLKRLVEAGAIDRRFIEAHTEGWDELVSTLERQPIERLLDGAGLTAIQLDAFVDEYTRARSAILLWSMGITQHRDAVAGVQAIVNLALARGNVGRDGAGLMPIRGHSGVQGGAEMGAYATALPGGVEVNEANAAALAEQWGFEVPSRPGLTAPEMVEAAERGEIDVLWMSGGNFLDVLPDPRRVQAALSAVPLRVHQDIVVSSQMFVPGDDVILLPVATRYEQEGGGTETTTERRIVFSPEIPRRVGEARSEWRLFADVAIRVRPELAAGFRWPTNRDLRTEIARVVPLYAGIETLARTGDAVQWGGRHLGEGGAFPTPSGRARFTPLDPPAVELPEGAFMVSTRRGRQFNSMVWGDVDPLTGARRDAVYMDERDARALGLAEGDRVVLTSEVGEMVGTLELTRLPARTVQVHWPEGNVLIGSGPSHREPGSKVPDYNAVVTIRPA; from the coding sequence GTGCGGCGTGACCTGTGGGTCGGGCTCTCGCCGAACGGTCTCGGCCAGCAGAAGCCGAACCACTACCTCGACATGCTCAGGACGGTCTGGGACAACCGGGCGCACCCCAAGTACGCCTTCGACGTGCTCACCAAGGGCGTGTGCGATGGCTGCGCGCTGGGTGTCGCGGGCTTGCACGACTGGACCATCGACGGCGTGCACCTGTGCACCACCCGCCTGCGCCTCCTGGAGGTCAACACCGCCGATGCGATCGATCCGCTGGTGCTGGCCGACGCGGAGGCCTTGCGGCAGCGCTCGGGGGAGGAGCTTCGCCTCCTCGGCCGGCTCGCCTACCCGATGCGCCGCAACGCCGGTGAGCGGGGCTTCCGCCGCATCAGCTGGGATGAGGCCCTCGACGCCCTCGCAGTGGGGATCCGCCGCGCCGGTGGGGAGCGGGTCGCCCTCTACCTGACCAGCAGGGGCCTCACGAACGAGACGTACTACGTCGCCGGCAAGGCCGCTCGGGCGATGGGCATCGCCAGCATCGACTCGGCCGCCCGGGTGTGCCACGCCCCCTCCACCCTCGGGCTCAAGCAGACCATCGGGGTGGCGGCCACCACCTGCTCGCTGCGCGACGTGATCGAGAGCGACCTGGTCGTCATCTGGGGAGCGAACCCGGCGAACAACCAGCCGGTGTTCATGAAGTACCTCTACCTGGCCCGCCAGCGGGGTACCCGGGTCGCGGTCGTCAACCCGTACCTCGAGCCGGGCCTGGAGCGTTACTGGGTGCCTTCCAACGTCGAGTCCGCCCTCTTCGGCACCAGGATGTGCGACCTCCACGTCCCGGTGCGCCCAGGGGGTGACGTGGCGTTCGCCAATGCGGTGCTCAAACGGCTGGTCGAGGCCGGCGCCATCGATCGGCGGTTCATCGAGGCCCACACCGAGGGGTGGGATGAGCTGGTCTCGACGCTGGAGCGCCAACCGATCGAGCGACTGCTCGACGGCGCGGGGCTGACCGCGATCCAGCTCGACGCGTTCGTGGACGAGTACACCCGGGCCCGATCAGCCATCCTGCTGTGGTCCATGGGCATCACCCAGCACCGGGATGCGGTGGCCGGTGTGCAGGCGATCGTGAACCTCGCCCTGGCCCGCGGCAACGTCGGCCGCGACGGCGCAGGTCTCATGCCGATCCGCGGTCATTCGGGGGTGCAGGGTGGCGCGGAGATGGGAGCGTACGCGACGGCCCTGCCCGGGGGCGTGGAGGTGAACGAGGCCAACGCCGCTGCGCTGGCCGAGCAGTGGGGGTTCGAGGTCCCGAGCCGGCCGGGCCTGACCGCACCCGAGATGGTGGAGGCGGCCGAGCGGGGCGAGATCGACGTGCTGTGGATGTCCGGAGGCAACTTCCTCGACGTGCTCCCCGATCCCCGCAGGGTCCAAGCCGCGCTGTCCGCGGTCCCCCTGCGCGTCCACCAGGACATCGTGGTCAGCTCGCAGATGTTCGTGCCGGGCGACGACGTGATCCTGTTGCCGGTCGCCACCCGCTACGAACAGGAAGGGGGAGGCACGGAGACCACCACGGAGCGCCGCATCGTCTTCTCCCCCGAGATCCCCCGCCGGGTGGGGGAGGCCCGCAGCGAGTGGCGGCTCTTCGCGGACGTGGCGATCCGGGTGCGACCGGAGCTCGCGGCGGGGTTCCGGTGGCCGACGAACCGCGACCTGCGAACGGAGATCGCCCGGGTGGTGCCGTTGTACGCGGGCATCGAGACGCTGGCTCGTACCGGTGACGCCGTGCAGTGGGGCGGACGGCATCTCGGTGAGGGCGGGGCGTTCCCCACACCGTCCGGACGCGCCCGCTTCACCCCGCTCGATCCGCCGGCGGTCGAACTGCCGGAAGGTGCCTTCATGGTGTCGACCCGGCGGGGCAGGCAGTTCAATTCGATGGTCTGGGGGGATGTCGATCCGCTCACCGGGGCGCGGCGTGACGCGGTCTACATGGATGAGCGCGACGCCCGTGCCCTGGGTCTGGCGGAGGGTGATCGGGTGGTGCTCACCAGCGAGGTGGGGGAGATGGTGGGAACGCTTGAACTCACACGCCTCCCGGCCCGGACCGTGCAGGTGCACTGGCCGGAGGGCAACGTGCTGATCGGCTCAGGACCCAGTCACCGTGAGCCGGGCTCGAAGGTTCCCGACTACAACGCGGTGGTCACCATCCGCCCGGCCTGA
- a CDS encoding glucosyl-3-phosphoglycerate synthase — protein sequence MLVPVIRTFRADEFTPGTLVEAKRGQRVSVCLPARNEAGRVGPIVERIRAGLVRACPLVDELIVIDDHSTDSTAAEARDAGATVVDAAAVLPSYGTGHGKGEALWKSLFVSSGDLVVWCDADIAGFDPAFVVGLLGPLLTRGDVDFVKGFYERPLDGEPSGGGRVTELVARPLLAQLFPKLTSVVQPLAGEYAGRREVLEQLPFAQGYGVDIGLLIDVAERFGTERIAQVDLGVRRHRNRPLGELAPQAAAVLQAVLQRAEPRLGQGPAVIEAPGYEPVEVRYVERPPMTEVPAYRRARSSA from the coding sequence GTGCTCGTGCCCGTGATCCGGACATTCCGTGCCGACGAGTTCACACCCGGCACGCTCGTCGAGGCCAAGCGCGGCCAGCGGGTCTCGGTGTGCCTGCCGGCCCGGAACGAGGCCGGGCGGGTGGGCCCGATCGTGGAGCGGATCCGCGCCGGGCTCGTCCGAGCCTGCCCGCTGGTCGACGAGCTGATCGTGATCGACGACCACTCGACCGACTCGACCGCTGCTGAGGCCCGCGACGCGGGGGCCACGGTCGTCGACGCGGCCGCGGTCCTCCCTTCCTACGGCACGGGGCACGGCAAGGGGGAGGCGCTGTGGAAGTCGCTGTTCGTCTCCTCGGGCGACCTGGTCGTCTGGTGCGATGCCGACATCGCCGGCTTCGACCCCGCCTTCGTGGTCGGCCTGCTCGGGCCGCTGCTCACCCGGGGCGACGTGGACTTCGTGAAGGGCTTCTACGAGCGGCCCCTCGACGGTGAGCCCAGCGGCGGGGGCCGGGTGACCGAACTGGTGGCCCGCCCGCTGCTCGCGCAGCTCTTCCCCAAGCTCACGAGCGTGGTCCAGCCGCTGGCCGGTGAGTATGCGGGACGGCGCGAGGTGCTCGAGCAACTCCCGTTCGCACAGGGTTACGGCGTCGACATCGGGCTGCTCATCGACGTCGCCGAGCGGTTCGGCACCGAGCGGATCGCGCAGGTCGACCTCGGGGTGCGCCGCCACCGCAACCGCCCCCTCGGCGAGCTCGCGCCGCAGGCCGCCGCGGTGCTGCAAGCGGTGCTCCAGCGCGCCGAGCCCCGGCTCGGGCAGGGTCCCGCGGTCATCGAAGCGCCGGGGTACGAGCCGGTCGAGGTCCGCTACGTCGAGCGGCCACCGATGACCGAGGTGCCGGCCTACCGCCGGGCCCGCTCCAGCGCTTGA